The Chryseobacterium suipulveris genome window below encodes:
- a CDS encoding GDP-mannose 4,6-dehydratase produces the protein MNYLITGGSGFIGSHLAEHLLKNGHSVINIDNFDDFYDYRIKIKNTLESVGENPTFSFQERELDIQKLILETSSKNYQLYYQDLTDKNGLEKIFRKHKIDLVIHLAALAGVRPSIERPLDYEEVNVKGTMNLWELCREFKIDKFVCASSSSVYGNNESIPFAETDSVDRPISPYAATKKCCEILGHVYHHLYKIDMLHLRFFTVYGPRQRPDLAIHKFTKIITENGEIPFYGDGSTSRDYTFIDDVIDGILKSIHYLETHDNVYEIVNLGESEVISLDEMLSTLENHLGGISNKKNLPLQPGDVQKTHADITKARTLLGYNPTTPFQIGTKKFVEWFLRK, from the coding sequence ATGAACTATCTCATCACAGGCGGAAGCGGCTTCATCGGTTCCCATCTCGCGGAACACTTGCTGAAAAACGGACATTCTGTCATTAATATTGACAACTTTGATGACTTTTACGATTACCGCATCAAAATAAAAAACACTTTGGAATCGGTCGGCGAAAATCCGACTTTCAGCTTTCAGGAAAGGGAGCTCGACATCCAAAAACTGATCCTCGAAACCTCATCAAAGAATTACCAGCTTTATTATCAGGATCTTACAGATAAAAATGGTCTCGAAAAAATCTTCCGCAAACATAAAATAGATTTGGTGATTCATCTTGCAGCTTTGGCGGGAGTTCGTCCTTCGATCGAGCGACCTTTGGATTATGAGGAGGTGAATGTAAAAGGTACGATGAATCTCTGGGAACTGTGCAGGGAATTCAAGATCGATAAATTTGTATGCGCTTCAAGTTCGAGCGTTTACGGAAACAATGAATCCATCCCTTTTGCCGAAACCGACAGTGTTGACCGACCCATTTCTCCCTATGCGGCGACGAAAAAGTGTTGCGAGATTTTAGGCCACGTTTATCATCACCTGTACAAAATCGATATGCTCCACCTTCGATTCTTTACTGTGTATGGACCGAGACAGCGACCAGATTTAGCCATCCATAAGTTCACCAAAATCATTACGGAAAATGGTGAAATCCCTTTCTACGGCGACGGTTCCACTTCGCGAGATTATACTTTCATTGATGATGTTATTGATGGAATCCTGAAATCCATCCATTACCTGGAAACCCACGATAACGTTTATGAAATCGTAAATCTTGGCGAAAGCGAGGTCATCAGTTTAGACGAAATGCTCTCCACTTTAGAAAACCATCTCGGCGGAATTTCCAACAAAAAAAATCTGCCACTTCAACCCGGAGATGTTCAAAAAACCCACGCCGACATTACCAAAGCAAGGACTTTGCTGGGTTACAATCCGACCACACCGTTCCAAATTGGCACAAAAAAGTTTGTGGAATGGTTTTTGAGAAAGTGA
- a CDS encoding DUF2795 domain-containing protein: MYWTLELASYLSDAPWPMTKAELIDYAIRTGAPMEVVENLQAIEDEGEIYESIEEVWSDYPTDEDFLWNEDEY, translated from the coding sequence ATGTACTGGACATTAGAATTAGCATCCTACCTCAGCGACGCACCTTGGCCAATGACAAAGGCAGAATTGATCGATTACGCAATCAGAACCGGTGCACCAATGGAAGTGGTCGAAAACCTTCAGGCGATTGAAGACGAGGGAGAAATCTACGAGTCGATCGAAGAAGTATGGAGCGACTATCCTACTGACGAGGACTTCCTTTGGAACGAGGACGAATATTAA
- the secA gene encoding preprotein translocase subunit SecA, whose protein sequence is MGLLDKVLKGFLGDKNATDLKEVRKVVTKIKAVEPKIQELSDDGLRAKTTEFKEKIKAATANITAQIEETKEQIEKSSNVDEKEALFAKVESLKKDSYQIEEKVLNEILPEAFALIKETARRLAENKEIRVAATDLDRELASTKDFVEIQGDTAVWKNHWNAHGTDVVWDMIHYDVQYIGGVVLHSGKIAEMATGEGKTLVGTLPIYLNALPGRGVHVVTVNDYLAKRDSAWMGPLYQFHGLTIDCIDNHQPNSDSRRKAYQSSITYGTNNEFGFDYLRDNMVTSPEELVQGELNFAIVDEVDSVLVDDARTPLIISGPVPQGDRQEFDVLKPSVDRIVEVQKKTITSILNEAKKLIAAGNTKDGGYKLLQAYRGLPKNRQLIKFLSEAGNKTLLQKTEAHYMQDNNKEMPKVDKDLYFVIDEKNNQIDLTDKGVEYLSAGNEDKDFFVLQDIATEIAELEAKGLTKEEEFEAKEKLFSDFAVKSERVHTMSQLLKAYTLFEKDDEYVVIDGEVKIVDEQTGRIMEGRRYSDGLHQAIEAKENVKIEAATQTFATITLQNYFRMYNKLAGMTGTAETEAGEFWEIYKLDVVVIPTNRPIQRDDRQDLVYKTNREKYNAVIEEIERLTAQGRPVLVGTTSVEISQLLSRALQLRKIQHNVLNAKLHAKEAEIVALAGGPGVVTIATNMAGRGTDIKLQGDVKQNGGLAIIGTERHDSRRVDRQLRGRAGRQGDPGSSQFYVSLEDNLMRLFGSERIAKMMDRMGHKEGEVIQHPMISKSIERAQKKVEENNFGIRKRLLEYDDVMNKQRDVIYKRRKNALFGDHLKYDISNMIFDVAQSIVTKTKMEGDYKDFEYEIIKFFTMEAPVSENDFKNKQVPELTNIVFKAATEDYQMRLNLLKEKSFPIIENVYQNQGSMFKMIQVPFTDGIRTMTIVTDLHKAYETQCQSLVDDFEKNISLAIIDENWKLHLREMDDLRRSSQGAVYEQKDPLVIYKQESYYLFSEMVEKINKEIISFLYKGEIPA, encoded by the coding sequence ATGGGATTATTAGACAAAGTTCTGAAAGGTTTCTTGGGCGATAAAAATGCGACCGACCTGAAAGAAGTAAGAAAAGTTGTAACAAAAATCAAAGCGGTAGAGCCAAAAATTCAGGAGCTTTCTGATGACGGCTTAAGAGCAAAGACTACCGAATTCAAGGAAAAAATAAAGGCCGCAACCGCAAATATCACCGCTCAGATTGAAGAGACCAAAGAACAGATCGAAAAATCTTCAAACGTCGATGAAAAAGAGGCGCTGTTTGCCAAAGTTGAATCCCTGAAAAAAGATTCATACCAAATCGAGGAAAAAGTACTGAACGAGATTCTTCCCGAAGCTTTTGCCTTAATCAAAGAAACAGCACGACGACTTGCAGAAAATAAAGAGATTCGCGTTGCAGCAACAGATTTGGACCGCGAACTTGCTTCAACTAAAGATTTCGTTGAAATCCAGGGAGACACCGCAGTTTGGAAAAACCACTGGAATGCTCACGGAACCGACGTTGTTTGGGACATGATCCACTACGATGTGCAGTACATCGGTGGTGTCGTTCTCCACAGTGGAAAAATTGCCGAAATGGCGACAGGTGAAGGTAAAACCCTCGTTGGAACTTTGCCGATTTACCTGAACGCACTTCCAGGAAGAGGGGTGCACGTCGTAACAGTTAACGACTATCTTGCAAAACGTGACTCCGCTTGGATGGGACCACTTTATCAGTTCCACGGTTTGACGATCGACTGTATCGACAATCACCAACCGAACTCCGATTCCAGGAGAAAAGCATACCAATCGAGCATTACCTACGGAACCAATAACGAATTCGGTTTCGATTACCTGAGAGACAATATGGTGACCTCGCCTGAAGAACTTGTTCAGGGAGAGTTGAACTTCGCGATCGTCGATGAGGTGGATTCCGTTTTGGTGGATGATGCGAGAACACCGCTCATTATTTCGGGACCTGTTCCGCAAGGTGACCGTCAGGAATTCGACGTGCTGAAACCTTCCGTTGACAGAATTGTTGAGGTTCAAAAAAAAACCATCACTTCCATTCTCAACGAGGCCAAAAAACTCATCGCCGCAGGAAATACCAAAGACGGTGGTTACAAACTGTTACAGGCGTACAGAGGTTTGCCTAAAAACCGACAGCTGATCAAATTCCTTTCTGAAGCAGGAAACAAAACCCTTCTCCAGAAAACGGAAGCGCACTATATGCAGGACAATAACAAAGAAATGCCGAAGGTTGACAAAGACCTGTATTTCGTTATTGACGAGAAAAATAATCAGATCGACCTTACCGACAAAGGGGTAGAATATTTGTCTGCCGGAAACGAAGACAAGGACTTCTTCGTACTTCAGGACATCGCGACAGAAATTGCTGAGCTTGAAGCAAAAGGTTTGACTAAGGAAGAAGAATTTGAAGCAAAAGAAAAACTTTTCAGCGATTTTGCAGTGAAGTCGGAAAGAGTTCACACGATGAGCCAACTTCTGAAAGCATACACGCTCTTCGAAAAAGATGATGAATACGTGGTAATCGACGGAGAAGTAAAAATCGTTGACGAGCAAACCGGCCGTATTATGGAAGGAAGACGTTATTCCGACGGACTTCACCAAGCCATCGAAGCGAAGGAAAATGTAAAGATCGAAGCAGCGACGCAGACTTTCGCAACCATTACTTTGCAGAACTATTTCCGTATGTACAACAAATTGGCGGGAATGACCGGTACTGCGGAAACCGAAGCAGGCGAATTTTGGGAAATCTACAAACTCGACGTTGTGGTAATCCCGACAAACCGTCCGATTCAAAGAGACGACAGACAGGATTTGGTGTACAAAACCAACCGCGAAAAATACAACGCCGTAATCGAAGAAATCGAGAGGTTAACTGCTCAGGGAAGACCAGTTCTTGTGGGGACAACTTCTGTAGAAATTTCGCAGTTGCTTTCCAGGGCATTGCAGTTGAGAAAAATCCAGCACAACGTACTGAATGCGAAACTACACGCGAAAGAAGCAGAAATTGTTGCTTTAGCGGGAGGACCGGGAGTTGTAACCATTGCAACGAATATGGCAGGAAGAGGAACCGATATCAAGCTTCAAGGCGATGTGAAACAAAACGGTGGTTTAGCGATCATCGGTACTGAAAGACACGATTCCAGACGGGTTGACCGCCAGTTAAGAGGTCGTGCCGGAAGACAGGGAGACCCAGGAAGTTCACAGTTCTACGTTTCCCTCGAAGATAATCTGATGCGACTTTTCGGTTCAGAAAGAATCGCGAAAATGATGGACAGAATGGGACATAAGGAAGGTGAAGTGATTCAGCATCCCATGATTTCGAAATCTATCGAAAGAGCGCAGAAAAAAGTGGAAGAAAACAACTTCGGAATCAGAAAACGTCTTCTGGAATATGACGACGTGATGAACAAGCAGCGCGACGTGATCTACAAAAGAAGAAAGAACGCGCTATTCGGCGACCACCTGAAATACGATATCTCGAACATGATTTTCGATGTGGCGCAATCCATCGTTACCAAAACCAAAATGGAGGGCGACTACAAAGATTTTGAATATGAAATTATCAAGTTCTTCACAATGGAAGCTCCAGTTTCTGAAAACGACTTCAAAAACAAGCAGGTTCCGGAACTGACCAATATCGTGTTCAAAGCAGCAACGGAAGATTACCAGATGAGGTTGAACCTTCTGAAAGAAAAATCCTTCCCGATCATCGAGAACGTTTACCAAAACCAAGGTTCAATGTTCAAAATGATCCAGGTTCCGTTTACCGACGGAATCAGAACAATGACGATTGTTACCGACCTGCACAAAGCATACGAAACACAGTGTCAAAGCTTGGTGGATGATTTCGAGAAGAATATTTCACTCGCCATTATCGACGAAAACTGGAAGCTCCACCTGAGAGAAATGGACGATTTGAGACGTTCGTCGCAAGGAGCAGTTTACGAGCAGAAAGATCCGCTTGTTATTTACAAACAGGAATCGTACTACCTTTTCAGCGAAATGGTGGAGAAAATAAACAAAGAGATTATTTCGTTCTTATATAAAGGAGAAATTCCTGCGTAA
- a CDS encoding ROK family protein: MALIDLSKQVALGVDIGGTNSKFGLVNHRGEILDKGSIKTDEYEKVEDFIDALYEKVSPLIKKHFNEKQFDGIGVGAPNANYFRGTIEQAPNLRWKGVIPFAEMMTKKFGVPCKMTNDANAAALGEMMFGAARGMKDFIMITLGTGVGSGIVSGGKIIYGHDGFAGELGHTIVKPGGRKHWSTGSEGSLEAYASATGISITAKKMRAEFPDSMLNDFPEEEIDSKVVFECAKKGDPTAIEVFRYTGQKLGEALANFVMFSSPEAILLFGGVINAGDFILKPTKLHMERNLLPIFRNKVKLVFSELDEADAAILGASALVWEK, translated from the coding sequence ATGGCATTAATAGATTTGTCCAAACAAGTCGCTTTGGGAGTCGATATCGGTGGAACCAACAGCAAGTTCGGATTGGTAAACCACCGTGGCGAAATTCTCGATAAAGGAAGCATCAAGACCGATGAATATGAAAAAGTGGAGGATTTCATCGACGCACTTTACGAAAAAGTTTCCCCTCTAATAAAAAAGCATTTTAACGAAAAACAATTTGACGGAATTGGAGTCGGTGCACCGAATGCCAATTATTTCCGCGGAACGATCGAGCAGGCGCCGAATCTCCGGTGGAAAGGCGTTATTCCCTTCGCCGAAATGATGACCAAAAAATTCGGAGTTCCCTGCAAAATGACCAACGACGCCAATGCCGCTGCTTTAGGTGAAATGATGTTTGGTGCAGCGAGAGGAATGAAAGATTTCATCATGATCACACTCGGAACAGGAGTTGGAAGCGGAATTGTTTCAGGTGGAAAAATCATCTACGGTCACGACGGATTTGCCGGAGAATTAGGTCACACCATCGTAAAACCCGGTGGAAGAAAACACTGGAGCACAGGTTCCGAAGGTTCTTTAGAAGCGTATGCATCCGCGACGGGAATCTCGATTACCGCCAAAAAAATGCGCGCTGAGTTTCCCGATTCAATGCTGAATGATTTTCCAGAAGAAGAAATCGATTCGAAAGTAGTTTTCGAGTGCGCGAAAAAAGGCGATCCGACTGCAATTGAAGTGTTCCGTTATACAGGACAAAAATTAGGTGAAGCTTTGGCAAATTTTGTGATGTTTTCTTCACCCGAAGCAATCCTCCTTTTCGGAGGCGTCATCAATGCGGGAGATTTTATTCTAAAGCCAACCAAACTCCACATGGAAAGAAATCTCTTACCGATTTTCAGAAACAAAGTAAAACTGGTTTTCAGCGAACTCGACGAAGCAGATGCAGCGATTCTCGGCGCAAGTGCTTTGGTTTGGGAAAAGTAA
- the msrA gene encoding peptide-methionine (S)-S-oxide reductase MsrA encodes MNKILVILMSLILVSCNGQESKKPLTKNHKMNQQNLEYITFGGGCFWCVEGAFQYLKGVESVVSGYSGGHKNNPTYEEVCTGETGHAEVVQIGYDPKVISYEKLMDVFFFLHDPTQLNRQGNDIGTQYRSIIFYKDVAEKLKAEAALKTSESSGRWNGKYVTEFKKFEKFWPAEQYHQGYYEANPNQPYCSAVVGPKIAKFKKHYGELGMLKATAL; translated from the coding sequence ATGAATAAGATTTTAGTAATTTTGATGTCATTAATTTTAGTTTCCTGCAACGGTCAGGAAAGCAAAAAACCATTAACGAAAAATCATAAAATGAATCAACAGAATTTAGAATACATCACCTTCGGAGGTGGCTGCTTTTGGTGTGTGGAAGGTGCTTTTCAATATTTAAAAGGTGTTGAATCTGTCGTTTCCGGATATTCGGGAGGACATAAAAACAACCCAACTTATGAGGAAGTTTGCACTGGTGAAACAGGACACGCAGAAGTGGTGCAGATCGGCTATGATCCAAAAGTGATTTCGTACGAAAAGCTGATGGACGTATTTTTCTTTCTGCACGATCCTACTCAACTCAACAGACAGGGAAACGATATCGGAACGCAATACCGCTCGATTATTTTCTATAAAGACGTAGCCGAGAAACTAAAAGCCGAAGCAGCTTTGAAAACCTCGGAATCAAGTGGAAGATGGAACGGCAAATATGTAACGGAATTCAAGAAGTTTGAAAAATTCTGGCCGGCTGAACAGTATCATCAAGGTTACTACGAAGCCAACCCGAACCAACCGTATTGCAGTGCAGTCGTAGGTCCGAAAATTGCCAAATTCAAAAAACATTATGGCGAACTGGGAATGCTGAAAGCTACCGCTCTCTGA
- a CDS encoding DUF3267 domain-containing protein yields MIPENFVKEEKIIDLMKAQMVALKYFALFGVIFGLPFFLMWGFRFPKVGADNLLLSGVLPIVVFTLGIVAHELIHGIFFAIYAKKGIRSVKFGVLWKMLTPYCHCKEPLQIKHYKIALLAPLVFLGLIPAVISLFTGNLWMLIFGIVFSGSAAGDLMIYDLIKKENPQDYVQDHPLEAGYFIFRER; encoded by the coding sequence ATGATTCCTGAAAACTTTGTGAAAGAAGAAAAAATAATTGACCTAATGAAGGCGCAGATGGTTGCTCTAAAATACTTTGCGCTTTTCGGAGTAATTTTTGGGCTTCCTTTTTTTCTGATGTGGGGATTTAGATTTCCAAAAGTAGGAGCAGACAATTTATTGCTTAGCGGTGTTCTACCAATTGTGGTATTCACTTTGGGAATCGTAGCTCATGAACTCATTCACGGAATTTTCTTTGCTATCTATGCTAAAAAGGGAATCCGCTCGGTGAAGTTCGGAGTGCTCTGGAAAATGCTGACTCCTTACTGCCACTGCAAAGAGCCGCTTCAAATCAAGCATTACAAAATCGCGTTGCTCGCTCCGCTGGTTTTCTTAGGTCTTATTCCCGCAGTAATCAGTTTGTTTACCGGCAATCTTTGGATGCTGATTTTTGGAATTGTGTTTTCGGGTTCTGCAGCGGGCGATTTGATGATTTATGACCTTATTAAAAAAGAAAATCCTCAAGACTATGTTCAGGATCATCCGTTGGAAGCGGGTTATTTTATTTTCAGAGAGCGGTAG
- a CDS encoding S46 family peptidase has product MKRIFLLLTFMLSFLQVKADEGMWLLTMIKRLNGVDYKKEGLKLTPEEIYSVNNSSLKDAIVQFGGGCTAEIVSKEGLLFTNHHCGYGQIAALSTPEKDHLTNGFWAMKKSEEIPAKGLSVRFLVRMDDVSNRINSKLNNNMSAEDRKNIIDAEYKAIQNENSENGKYTVVVRDFYNGNEFYYFVYQDFKDVRLVGTPPNSLGKFGGDTDNWEWPRHTADFSVFRVYADANGNPAEYSPSNVPMKPKHALPISLKGYKPGDFAMILGYPGRTNRFLTSYGIEQMVTKDYPAWVEASKMAMDVMKKYMDKDQATKLHYASQYASVANYWKNRQGTIDAVEKNQTIAGKKDLENKFQVWALMPENQATYGSVLEDIKGNYHQFSDRNVERNYSSQLQRNAKYLMVAYQLGSLLKTYADQDDAGKAGMKTKVTDAIDRIYETFNPELEGEMLNSMVGLYQKRVNKDVGSPTLLYLDSKTLSNVAFQSIFANKQSATNFLNNPDRLKIDSDPLLKIANGFVEDQKLMGEKFAKIDDAFAKNSRIFLDGLRKSQPDKAFYPDANSTMRLTGGSIDTLPLRSDRNYHGISEKNNYYTDINGMVAKYKKGDEEFDLPQRFLDLVKKKDFGRYKDKKGFMPVNFLSNNDITGGNSGSPVLDAHGNLLGLAFDGNSEALSGDIIFDPKLQKTINVDVRMVLWIIEKYGKAGHLISEMTLVR; this is encoded by the coding sequence ATGAAAAGAATCTTTTTACTACTCACTTTTATGCTGAGTTTCCTTCAGGTGAAAGCCGACGAAGGGATGTGGCTTTTAACAATGATCAAGCGTCTTAATGGTGTTGATTATAAGAAAGAGGGACTTAAGCTTACTCCTGAAGAAATTTACTCGGTTAACAATTCAAGTTTGAAGGATGCGATCGTGCAGTTCGGCGGCGGTTGTACTGCAGAGATCGTTTCTAAAGAAGGACTGCTGTTTACCAACCACCACTGCGGCTACGGACAGATTGCAGCGCTTTCAACTCCTGAGAAAGACCACCTTACCAATGGTTTCTGGGCAATGAAAAAAAGCGAGGAAATCCCTGCGAAAGGACTTTCTGTAAGATTCCTTGTAAGAATGGACGATGTTTCAAATAGAATCAACTCCAAGCTCAACAATAACATGTCGGCTGAAGACAGAAAAAACATCATCGACGCAGAGTATAAAGCGATCCAGAACGAAAACTCCGAAAACGGAAAATATACAGTGGTAGTAAGAGATTTCTATAACGGAAACGAGTTCTATTATTTTGTATATCAGGATTTTAAAGATGTAAGATTGGTTGGAACTCCGCCAAACTCATTAGGGAAATTCGGTGGCGATACCGACAACTGGGAATGGCCAAGACACACTGCAGATTTCTCTGTTTTCAGAGTTTATGCAGATGCAAACGGAAATCCGGCGGAATATTCACCGAGCAACGTTCCGATGAAGCCGAAACACGCTTTGCCAATTTCTCTTAAAGGTTATAAGCCGGGAGATTTTGCAATGATTCTTGGTTATCCTGGAAGAACCAATAGATTCCTGACTTCTTACGGAATCGAGCAGATGGTGACAAAAGATTATCCAGCTTGGGTTGAAGCTTCGAAAATGGCGATGGACGTGATGAAAAAGTACATGGACAAAGACCAGGCAACGAAACTTCACTACGCTTCACAATACGCATCAGTTGCCAACTACTGGAAAAACAGACAGGGAACTATCGATGCGGTTGAGAAAAACCAAACCATTGCAGGGAAAAAAGATTTGGAAAACAAATTCCAAGTTTGGGCATTAATGCCGGAAAACCAGGCAACTTACGGTTCAGTACTTGAAGACATTAAAGGAAACTATCATCAGTTTTCAGACAGAAATGTGGAAAGAAACTACTCTTCACAACTTCAGAGAAACGCTAAATACCTTATGGTTGCGTATCAGTTGGGATCACTTCTTAAAACTTACGCTGATCAGGATGACGCAGGTAAAGCGGGAATGAAAACCAAAGTTACCGATGCAATCGACAGAATTTATGAAACCTTCAACCCGGAATTGGAAGGAGAGATGCTGAACTCAATGGTTGGTCTGTACCAGAAGAGAGTGAATAAAGATGTTGGTTCACCAACTTTACTTTATTTGGATTCCAAAACGCTTTCTAATGTGGCGTTCCAGTCGATCTTTGCTAACAAGCAGTCTGCGACTAACTTCCTGAACAATCCGGATCGCCTTAAAATTGATTCAGATCCATTATTGAAGATTGCCAACGGATTTGTTGAAGATCAAAAACTGATGGGTGAAAAATTTGCAAAAATTGATGACGCGTTCGCGAAAAACAGCAGAATCTTCCTTGACGGGTTAAGAAAATCTCAACCAGACAAAGCATTCTATCCAGACGCAAACTCTACGATGCGTTTGACAGGAGGTTCCATCGATACACTTCCTTTGAGATCCGACAGAAACTACCACGGAATTTCTGAGAAAAATAATTACTATACAGACATCAACGGAATGGTGGCGAAGTATAAAAAAGGTGACGAAGAGTTCGACCTTCCACAAAGATTCCTTGATTTGGTGAAGAAAAAAGACTTCGGAAGATACAAGGACAAAAAAGGATTCATGCCTGTAAACTTCCTTTCTAACAACGATATCACGGGTGGAAACTCAGGTTCGCCAGTTTTGGATGCGCACGGAAACCTTCTTGGTTTAGCTTTCGACGGAAACAGCGAGGCATTGAGCGGCGATATCATCTTCGACCCGAAATTACAGAAAACCATCAACGTTGACGTAAGAATGGTTCTATGGATCATCGAAAAATACGGAAAAGCAGGACACCTAATCAGTGAAATGACTTTGGTAAGATAA
- a CDS encoding T9SS type A sorting domain-containing protein produces MKKLLLTGFALVAMMATAQNSWVAQATNFAANFGVDEIKIVDANTAWTFAYDGSGAGTYPKVVSKTLNGGTSWSARPVSGLASNALISDITAIDGNTAWIATAPFSSGVTANGIWKTTDGGATWTKQANAYNPANAASFANHVHFWDANNGWTSGDPINNKFEMYKTSNGGTTWTAVSGALAPDNSDEFTYVGMKDVQGDDIWVGTSIGRILHSADRGTTWTGAYSPVLDFGGVITSGSSGHLAMNADKTHGLLIAVDGAAAGQTLSAALYSTADGGQTWDPVTPTGTWYFGDVAYVPGTASTYVTTGINFNNNAWLGSAYSTDGGLTWNSIDTGEQRGKVAFLNPTTGWAGQFSDGPGGTKGILKFSGNLALATSEAGVKSNLKVFPNPASDVVNITSNKKIESVVVIDLSGRVLTAAKGSQVNVSSLAKGTYMLQVHYGGGAVENTKLIKK; encoded by the coding sequence ATGAAAAAACTTTTACTTACTGGCTTTGCGCTGGTTGCAATGATGGCTACGGCACAGAATTCTTGGGTGGCACAAGCAACAAACTTTGCTGCTAACTTTGGAGTAGACGAGATTAAGATCGTTGATGCGAATACTGCATGGACTTTTGCTTATGATGGATCTGGAGCAGGAACTTACCCTAAAGTAGTTTCTAAAACTCTTAATGGCGGAACCTCTTGGTCGGCTAGACCTGTTTCGGGCTTAGCTTCCAATGCTTTAATTTCTGACATTACCGCAATTGATGGTAATACTGCGTGGATCGCAACTGCTCCTTTTTCGAGTGGTGTGACAGCTAATGGGATATGGAAAACAACTGATGGTGGAGCTACCTGGACGAAGCAGGCGAATGCTTACAACCCAGCGAACGCAGCATCGTTTGCAAATCACGTTCATTTCTGGGATGCGAATAACGGATGGACAAGTGGTGACCCCATCAATAACAAGTTCGAGATGTATAAAACATCTAACGGAGGGACTACTTGGACAGCGGTTTCCGGAGCTTTGGCACCAGATAATTCTGATGAATTTACTTATGTTGGAATGAAAGATGTTCAGGGAGATGATATTTGGGTAGGAACTTCAATTGGAAGAATTTTGCACTCCGCTGATAGAGGAACAACATGGACAGGAGCTTATTCTCCAGTTCTTGATTTTGGAGGGGTTATTACTTCCGGTTCTTCTGGTCATTTAGCTATGAATGCTGACAAAACCCACGGTCTTTTAATAGCTGTTGATGGTGCAGCTGCGGGGCAAACTCTTTCTGCGGCACTTTATTCTACAGCAGATGGTGGTCAAACTTGGGATCCTGTTACCCCAACCGGAACTTGGTACTTTGGGGATGTTGCTTATGTTCCTGGAACAGCAAGTACTTATGTGACTACTGGTATCAACTTCAACAATAATGCTTGGTTGGGATCAGCTTATTCTACTGACGGTGGCTTAACATGGAATAGCATCGATACAGGTGAGCAACGTGGTAAAGTAGCATTCTTGAACCCAACTACAGGATGGGCAGGACAATTCTCTGATGGTCCTGGTGGAACCAAAGGTATCTTGAAATTTTCCGGTAATTTAGCTCTTGCAACTTCAGAAGCTGGCGTGAAATCTAACCTTAAGGTTTTCCCTAACCCTGCTTCAGACGTAGTAAACATTACATCTAACAAGAAAATTGAATCAGTAGTAGTGATTGATCTTTCTGGTAGAGTCTTGACAGCTGCAAAAGGCAGCCAGGTAAACGTATCCTCACTAGCGAAAGGAACTTATATGCTTCAAGTTCATTATGGAGGTGGTGCAGTTGAAAACACCAAACTTATCAAAAAGTAA
- a CDS encoding GNAT family N-acetyltransferase, whose amino-acid sequence MKETVWKIKKFEDLTTEELYQILKARVDVFVVEQNCPYPELDDYDQEAVHLWAEKNGEVISYCRIFDIDIKYSEASIGRVLTKINYRHLKLGSVLMRLALATIEGRFGTRKVRISAQDYLLNFYQSFGFRDTGKKYLEDDIPHTEMFKNE is encoded by the coding sequence ATGAAAGAAACCGTTTGGAAAATAAAAAAATTTGAAGACCTTACAACAGAGGAACTCTACCAAATTCTCAAAGCGAGGGTCGATGTTTTTGTGGTGGAGCAGAACTGTCCGTATCCCGAACTGGATGATTACGATCAGGAAGCCGTTCATCTTTGGGCGGAGAAGAACGGGGAAGTGATTTCCTATTGCAGAATTTTTGATATCGATATTAAATATAGTGAAGCATCGATCGGTAGAGTTTTAACCAAAATCAATTATCGGCATTTGAAACTGGGTTCGGTTTTAATGCGATTGGCTTTGGCAACAATCGAGGGTAGGTTTGGGACAAGAAAAGTCAGGATATCTGCACAGGATTATCTTTTGAATTTCTACCAGAGCTTCGGTTTTCGTGATACCGGAAAAAAGTACTTAGAAGATGACATTCCACATACGGAAATGTTTAAAAACGAATAG